One genomic segment of Thermus thermamylovorans includes these proteins:
- a CDS encoding complex I subunit 1/NuoH family protein, with amino-acid sequence MSWPYPVDPYWMAALKALLVVVALLTAFAFMTLIERRLLARFQIRLGPNRVGPWGLFQPIADAIKSIFKEDLVVARADRVLFVLAPLLAVTFALLAFGAIPFGPPGSFFGYNPWVLNLDLGLLYLFAVGEMAIYGIFLAGWASGSKYSLLGSLRASAALFSYSLGLGAALLAPVLLVGSLNLNEIVLWQRENGWLILYAFPAFLLYSIAALAEAARTPFDLPEAEQELVGGYHTEYSSIKWALFQMAEYIHLITASALIPTLFLGGWTMPFLEVPYLWMLVKMALLLFLFIWIRATWFRLRYDQLLRFGWGFLFPAALVWFLATALVVALDLPRSLLLYLSLAAFLLLLGALLYSPKPVRKGGGA; translated from the coding sequence ATGAGCTGGCCCTACCCCGTGGACCCCTACTGGATGGCGGCCCTGAAGGCCCTTCTGGTGGTGGTGGCCCTCCTCACCGCCTTCGCCTTCATGACCCTCATCGAGCGCCGCCTCCTGGCCCGTTTCCAGATCCGCTTGGGCCCGAACCGGGTGGGCCCTTGGGGCCTCTTCCAGCCCATCGCCGACGCCATCAAGAGCATTTTCAAAGAAGATCTGGTGGTGGCCCGGGCCGACCGGGTGCTCTTCGTCCTGGCCCCTCTCCTGGCTGTGACCTTCGCCCTCCTGGCCTTCGGGGCCATCCCCTTCGGTCCCCCGGGCAGCTTCTTCGGCTACAACCCCTGGGTCCTCAACCTGGACCTGGGCCTCCTCTACCTCTTCGCCGTGGGGGAGATGGCCATCTACGGCATCTTCCTGGCGGGCTGGGCCTCGGGGAGCAAGTACAGCCTCCTGGGCTCCCTGCGGGCCTCAGCGGCCCTCTTCAGCTACTCCTTGGGGCTGGGGGCCGCCCTCCTGGCCCCGGTCCTCCTGGTGGGGAGCCTCAACCTCAACGAGATCGTCCTCTGGCAGAGGGAAAACGGCTGGCTTATCCTCTACGCCTTCCCCGCCTTCCTCCTCTACAGCATCGCCGCCCTGGCCGAGGCCGCCCGCACCCCCTTCGACCTGCCGGAGGCGGAGCAGGAGCTGGTGGGGGGCTACCACACCGAGTACAGCTCCATCAAGTGGGCCCTCTTCCAGATGGCGGAGTACATCCACCTCATCACGGCGAGCGCCCTCATCCCCACCCTCTTCCTGGGGGGCTGGACCATGCCCTTTCTGGAGGTGCCCTACCTCTGGATGCTGGTCAAGATGGCCCTCCTGCTCTTCCTCTTCATCTGGATCCGGGCCACCTGGTTCCGCCTGCGCTACGACCAGCTCCTCCGCTTCGGCTGGGGCTTCCTCTTCCCCGCGGCCCTGGTCTGGTTCCTGGCCACCGCCCTGGTGGTGGCCCTGGACC
- a CDS encoding Rad52/Rad22 family DNA repair protein produces MDEVWQKLAEPFPPGEVQWRIEALSRDRKRALVVPYVDARTVLDRLDRVVGPEGWQDAYEVLSDQERTVKDERGERRERLVEVKCRLTLLGVSKEDVGEGDSLKAAFSDALKRAAVKFGVGRYLYRLEKQWVDHDPEKGRFTPPRLPEAGETPEGPPEEEKPEAYRLIDQLLERLREKGLGKEAAKIVTRYGGYGKTPEETKRLYGELRALLKG; encoded by the coding sequence ATGGACGAAGTCTGGCAGAAGCTGGCCGAGCCTTTTCCCCCCGGCGAGGTGCAGTGGCGCATCGAGGCCCTGAGCCGGGACCGAAAGCGGGCCCTGGTGGTGCCCTACGTGGACGCCCGTACCGTTCTCGACCGGCTGGACCGGGTGGTGGGGCCCGAGGGCTGGCAGGACGCCTACGAGGTGCTCTCGGACCAGGAGCGCACCGTCAAGGACGAGCGGGGCGAGCGCCGGGAGCGGCTGGTGGAGGTGAAGTGCCGCCTCACCCTCCTGGGGGTGAGCAAGGAGGACGTGGGCGAGGGGGATTCCCTGAAAGCCGCCTTCTCCGACGCCCTCAAGCGGGCGGCGGTGAAGTTCGGGGTGGGCCGGTACCTCTACCGCCTGGAGAAGCAGTGGGTGGACCACGACCCGGAAAAGGGCCGCTTCACCCCGCCCAGGCTGCCCGAAGCCGGTGAAACCCCGGAGGGGCCTCCCGAAGAGGAGAAGCCCGAGGCCTACCGCCTCATCGACCAGCTCCTGGAGCGGCTCCGCGAGAAGGGGCTGGGCAAGGAGGCAGCCAAGATTGTGACCAGGTACGGGGGCTATGGCAAGACCCCCGAGGAAACCAAACGCCTCTACGGGGAGCTGAGGGCTCTCCTTAAGGGATGA
- the nuoG gene encoding NADH-quinone oxidoreductase subunit NuoG, which produces MVRVKVNDRVVEVPPGTSVMDAVFHAGYDVPLFCSERYLSPIGACRMCLVRIGLPKRGPDGKPLLTEGGEPEIAWQPKLAASCVTAVAEGMVVDTLSEVVREAQAGMVEFTLLNHPLDCPTCDKGGACELQDRTVEYGLYEKYYQEEPLALPVYTRFEFTRRHVDKHHPLSPFIVLDRERCIHCKRCVRYFEEIPGDEVLDFIERGVHTFIGTLDFGLPSGFSGNIADICPVGALLDLTARFRARNWEMEETPTTCALCPVGCGITADTRSGELLRIRAREVPEVNALWLCDAGRFGHEWADEDRLTTPLVRKDGKLREATWEEAFAAMREGLREARKEEVGIYLAGDATLEEALMASELAKALGTPHLDFEGRTAAPASLYPAATLEDLLRADFALVLGDPTEEAPLLHLRLSEFVRDLKPPRRFAHGTPFADLQIKERMPRRTDKMALFAPYRAPLMKWAALHEVHAPGEERELLLALLGEKEGSEAVQRAKEAWERAQNPVLILGAGVLQDAVAAERARLLAERKGAKVLAMTPAANARGLEALGVWPGEKGAAWDEPGAPYAYYGFVPPEEALRGKRFLVMHLSHLHPLAERYAHVVLPALTPYEKRGYLVNLEGRVLPLSPTPIAHGEAEGAIQALALLAEALGVRPPFRLGLEAERELRARKVPSAMGLLAHRTKALRPKAGEGRLYLRPSMWKAHQLVGRAGEAVAPELWVHPETARAEALPEGARVAVEGPMGRMEAQVVLREDVTKGFLYLSALGPFAGRRAEARVLVPAGGEA; this is translated from the coding sequence GTGGTCAGGGTCAAGGTGAACGACCGCGTGGTGGAGGTGCCCCCGGGGACCAGCGTCATGGACGCGGTCTTCCACGCGGGGTACGACGTGCCCCTCTTCTGCTCGGAGCGCTACCTCTCCCCCATCGGGGCCTGCCGCATGTGCCTGGTCCGGATCGGCCTCCCCAAGCGGGGCCCGGACGGGAAGCCCCTCCTCACCGAGGGGGGAGAGCCCGAGATCGCCTGGCAGCCCAAGCTGGCGGCCAGCTGCGTCACCGCGGTGGCCGAGGGCATGGTGGTGGACACCCTCTCGGAGGTGGTGCGGGAGGCCCAGGCGGGGATGGTGGAGTTCACCCTCCTCAACCACCCCTTAGACTGCCCCACCTGCGACAAGGGCGGGGCCTGCGAGCTCCAGGACCGCACGGTGGAGTACGGGCTTTACGAGAAGTACTACCAGGAGGAGCCCCTGGCCCTTCCCGTCTACACCCGCTTTGAGTTCACCCGCCGCCACGTGGACAAGCACCACCCCCTCTCCCCCTTCATCGTCTTGGACCGGGAGCGGTGCATCCACTGCAAGCGCTGCGTGCGCTACTTCGAGGAGATCCCTGGGGACGAGGTCCTGGACTTCATCGAGCGGGGGGTGCACACCTTCATCGGCACCCTGGACTTCGGCCTCCCCTCGGGGTTTTCCGGGAACATCGCCGACATCTGCCCGGTGGGGGCGCTTCTGGACCTCACCGCCCGCTTCCGCGCCCGCAACTGGGAGATGGAGGAAACCCCCACCACCTGCGCCCTCTGCCCCGTGGGGTGCGGCATCACCGCGGACACCCGTAGCGGGGAGCTTTTGCGCATCCGGGCCCGGGAGGTGCCCGAGGTGAACGCCCTCTGGCTCTGCGACGCGGGCCGCTTCGGGCACGAGTGGGCGGATGAGGACCGCCTCACCACCCCCCTGGTGCGCAAGGACGGGAAGCTCCGGGAGGCCACCTGGGAGGAGGCCTTCGCCGCCATGCGGGAGGGCTTACGGGAGGCCCGGAAGGAGGAGGTGGGGATCTACCTGGCGGGGGACGCCACCCTCGAGGAGGCCCTGATGGCCAGCGAGCTGGCCAAGGCCCTAGGCACCCCCCACCTGGACTTCGAGGGCCGCACCGCCGCCCCCGCCAGCCTCTACCCGGCGGCCACCCTGGAGGACCTCCTCAGGGCCGACTTCGCCCTGGTCCTGGGGGATCCCACGGAGGAGGCCCCCCTCCTGCACCTGCGCCTTTCCGAGTTCGTGCGCGACCTGAAGCCCCCCAGGCGCTTCGCCCACGGCACCCCCTTCGCCGACCTCCAGATCAAGGAAAGGATGCCCAGGCGCACCGACAAGATGGCCCTCTTTGCCCCCTACCGCGCCCCCCTCATGAAGTGGGCCGCCCTCCACGAGGTCCACGCCCCCGGGGAGGAGCGGGAGCTCCTCCTGGCCCTCCTAGGTGAGAAGGAGGGGAGCGAGGCGGTACAGCGGGCCAAGGAAGCCTGGGAGAGGGCGCAAAACCCCGTCCTCATCCTGGGAGCCGGGGTCCTCCAGGACGCGGTGGCCGCGGAAAGGGCCAGGCTCCTCGCCGAGCGCAAGGGGGCCAAGGTCCTGGCCATGACCCCGGCGGCGAACGCCCGGGGCCTCGAGGCCCTGGGGGTCTGGCCCGGGGAGAAAGGGGCGGCCTGGGACGAGCCCGGGGCCCCCTACGCCTACTACGGCTTCGTCCCCCCGGAGGAGGCCCTCAGGGGCAAGCGCTTCCTGGTGATGCACCTGAGCCACCTCCACCCCCTGGCGGAGCGCTACGCCCACGTGGTCCTTCCCGCCCTCACCCCCTACGAAAAGCGGGGCTACCTGGTAAACCTGGAGGGCCGGGTCCTCCCCCTCTCCCCCACCCCCATCGCGCACGGGGAGGCGGAGGGGGCCATCCAGGCCCTGGCCCTCCTGGCGGAGGCCCTGGGAGTGCGCCCGCCCTTCCGGCTCGGACTGGAGGCGGAAAGGGAGCTTCGGGCCCGGAAGGTGCCCTCCGCCATGGGCCTCCTCGCCCACCGCACCAAGGCCCTGCGGCCCAAGGCCGGGGAGGGCCGCCTTTACCTCCGGCCCAGCATGTGGAAGGCCCACCAGCTCGTAGGCCGGGCGGGGGAGGCCGTGGCTCCCGAGCTTTGGGTCCACCCCGAGACCGCCCGGGCGGAGGCCCTCCCCGAAGGGGCCAGGGTGGCGGTGGAGGGACCCATGGGCCGGATGGAAGCCCAGGTGGTCCTGCGGGAGGACGTGACCAAGGGCTTCCTCTACCTCAGCGCCCTGGGCCCCTTCGCGGGGCGGCGGGCGGAGGCCCGGGTCCTGGTGCCCGCAGGGGGTGAGGCATGA
- a CDS encoding complex I 24 kDa subunit family protein, whose protein sequence is MGFFDDKREFLEETFAKYPLEGRRAALMPLLRKVQQEEGWIRPERVEEIARLVGTTPTEVLGVASFYSYYQFVPTGKYHLQVCSTLSCKLAGADELWDHLTEELGIGPGEVTPDGLFSVQKVECLGSCHTAPVVQVNDEPYVECVTRERLRALLEGLRAGKRLEEIALPGKCGHHVHEVEV, encoded by the coding sequence ATGGGGTTCTTCGACGACAAGCGGGAGTTTCTGGAGGAAACCTTCGCCAAGTATCCCCTCGAGGGCCGCCGTGCCGCCCTCATGCCCCTTCTCCGAAAGGTGCAGCAGGAGGAGGGCTGGATCCGGCCCGAGCGGGTGGAGGAGATCGCCCGCCTGGTGGGCACCACCCCCACCGAGGTCCTGGGGGTGGCGAGCTTTTACTCCTACTACCAGTTCGTGCCCACCGGCAAGTACCACCTCCAGGTCTGCTCCACCCTCTCCTGCAAGCTGGCGGGGGCGGACGAGCTATGGGACCACCTCACGGAGGAGCTGGGCATCGGCCCGGGGGAGGTGACCCCGGACGGCCTTTTCAGCGTGCAGAAGGTGGAGTGCCTGGGAAGCTGCCACACCGCCCCCGTGGTGCAGGTGAACGACGAGCCCTACGTGGAGTGCGTGACCCGGGAACGGCTCAGAGCACTTTTGGAGGGCCTAAGGGCAGGGAAGCGCCTCGAGGAGATCGCGCTCCCCGGCAAGTGCGGCCACCACGTGCACGAGGTGGAGGTATGA
- the nuoF gene encoding NADH-quinone oxidoreductase subunit NuoF, whose amino-acid sequence MTGPIVSGKDPRFERTLYAHVGKEGSWTLDYYLRHGGYETAKRVLKEKTPEEVIEEVKRSGLRGRGGAGFPTGVKWGFMPKDGKQHYLICNADESEPGSFKDRYILEDVPHLLLEGMILAGYAIGATVGYIYVRGEYRKAADRLEAAIREARERGYLGENLFGTGFSFQVHVHRGAGAYICGEETALMNSLEGLRANPRLKPPFPAQSGLWGRPTTINNVETLAAVVPTLERGADWFASMGTDQSKGMKLYQVSGPVRRPGVYELPMGTTLRELLYEWAGGPLEPIQALIPGGSSTPPLPFTEEVLDTPMSYEHLQAQGSMLGTGGVILIPERVSVVDAMWNVTRFYAHESCGKCTPCREGVAGFMVELFAKIGSGQGEEKDVETLEALLPLIEGRSFCPLADAAVWPVKGSLRHFKDQYLALAREGRPVPRPSLWR is encoded by the coding sequence ATGACCGGGCCCATCGTTTCCGGAAAAGATCCCCGTTTTGAGCGGACCCTCTACGCCCACGTGGGGAAGGAGGGAAGTTGGACCCTGGACTACTACCTGCGGCACGGGGGCTACGAGACCGCCAAGAGGGTCCTGAAGGAGAAAACCCCGGAGGAGGTCATCGAGGAGGTGAAGCGCTCGGGCCTCCGGGGCCGGGGCGGGGCGGGCTTCCCCACGGGGGTGAAGTGGGGCTTCATGCCCAAGGACGGGAAGCAGCACTACCTCATCTGCAACGCCGACGAGTCCGAGCCCGGGAGCTTCAAGGACCGCTACATCCTGGAGGACGTCCCCCACCTCCTCCTGGAGGGGATGATCCTGGCGGGCTACGCCATAGGGGCCACGGTGGGGTACATCTACGTGCGCGGGGAGTACCGCAAGGCGGCGGACCGCCTCGAGGCCGCCATCCGGGAGGCCCGGGAACGGGGGTACTTGGGGGAAAACCTCTTCGGCACAGGGTTCTCCTTCCAGGTGCACGTCCACCGGGGCGCCGGGGCCTACATCTGCGGGGAGGAGACCGCCCTCATGAACTCCCTGGAGGGCCTCAGGGCCAACCCCCGGCTCAAGCCTCCCTTCCCCGCCCAGTCGGGGCTTTGGGGCAGGCCCACCACCATCAACAACGTGGAGACCCTGGCCGCGGTGGTGCCCACCCTGGAGCGGGGGGCCGACTGGTTCGCCAGCATGGGCACCGACCAGTCCAAAGGCATGAAGCTCTACCAGGTTTCCGGCCCCGTGCGGCGGCCCGGGGTCTACGAGCTCCCCATGGGCACCACCTTGCGGGAACTCCTCTACGAGTGGGCGGGAGGGCCCCTGGAGCCCATCCAGGCCCTCATCCCCGGGGGGTCCTCCACCCCGCCCCTCCCCTTCACCGAGGAGGTCCTGGACACCCCCATGAGCTACGAGCACCTCCAGGCCCAGGGCTCCATGCTGGGCACGGGCGGGGTCATCCTCATCCCCGAGCGGGTGAGCGTGGTGGACGCCATGTGGAACGTGACCCGCTTCTACGCCCACGAGTCCTGCGGCAAGTGCACCCCCTGCCGGGAAGGGGTGGCGGGGTTCATGGTGGAGCTCTTCGCCAAGATCGGCAGCGGCCAGGGGGAGGAGAAGGACGTGGAGACCCTGGAGGCCCTCCTGCCCCTCATCGAGGGCCGGAGCTTCTGCCCCCTGGCGGACGCCGCCGTCTGGCCGGTGAAGGGCTCGCTTAGGCACTTCAAGGACCAGTACCTGGCCCTGGCGCGGGAGGGGCGGCCCGTGCCCAGGCCGAGCCTTTGGAGGTGA
- a CDS encoding NADH-quinone oxidoreductase subunit C translates to MRLQGVLEEARTKGYAIEDNGLGNLWVVLPREAFKGEMARYQALGFNYLADIVGIDYLEYPDPKPERFSVVYELVSLPGWRDGDGSRFFVRVYVPEKDPRLPTVTDLWGSANFLEREVYDLFGIVFEGHPDLRKILTPEDLEGHPLRKDFPLGETPTLFREGRFLVPWEFRAALTGKDPGLTAYRGGSRKGYRALWADLQKARGEKGPGRGSVG, encoded by the coding sequence GTGCGGCTTCAGGGCGTGCTGGAGGAGGCCCGTACCAAGGGCTACGCCATAGAGGACAACGGGCTTGGGAACCTGTGGGTGGTCCTGCCCCGGGAGGCCTTCAAGGGGGAGATGGCCCGCTACCAGGCGCTCGGCTTCAACTACCTGGCGGACATCGTGGGCATCGACTACCTGGAGTACCCGGACCCCAAGCCCGAGCGCTTCTCCGTGGTCTACGAGCTGGTTTCCCTGCCAGGGTGGCGGGATGGGGATGGGAGCCGCTTCTTCGTCCGGGTCTACGTGCCGGAGAAGGACCCCAGGCTGCCCACGGTGACCGACCTCTGGGGGAGCGCGAACTTCCTGGAGCGGGAGGTGTACGACCTGTTCGGCATCGTCTTTGAGGGGCACCCGGACCTCAGGAAGATCCTCACCCCGGAGGACCTCGAGGGCCACCCCCTGCGCAAGGACTTCCCCCTGGGGGAAACCCCCACCCTGTTCCGCGAGGGGCGCTTCCTGGTGCCCTGGGAGTTCCGGGCCGCCCTCACCGGCAAGGACCCCGGCCTCACCGCCTACCGGGGGGGTAGCCGCAAGGGGTACCGGGCCCTTTGGGCCGACCTCCAGAAGGCCAGGGGAGAAAAGGGCCCCGGCAGGGGCTCGGTTGGCTAG
- the rsmA gene encoding 16S rRNA (adenine(1518)-N(6)/adenine(1519)-N(6))-dimethyltransferase RsmA yields MSRLTSPKEVREILLRHGLFAEKRLGQNFLVSESHLRRIVEAAQPFTGPVYEVGPGLGALTRALAEAGAEVTAIEKDERLRPLLGETLRGLPVRLVFGDALRYPWEEVPEGSLLVANLPYNIATPLVTRLLQTGRFQRLVFLVQKEVALRMVARPGTPPYGLLSLRVAHHARAEKLFDLPPGAFFPPPRVWSSLVRLTPKGVPDDPELFRFIEAAFAQRRKTLKNALLAAGYPKERVEAALRALGLGPNVRAEALDLDSLRRLRAVIYTPV; encoded by the coding sequence ATGTCTAGGCTCACCTCGCCCAAGGAGGTGCGGGAGATCCTCCTGCGCCACGGCCTCTTTGCCGAAAAACGCCTCGGCCAAAACTTCCTGGTATCGGAGAGCCACCTCAGACGCATCGTGGAGGCAGCCCAACCCTTTACCGGACCGGTGTACGAGGTGGGGCCGGGCCTGGGAGCGCTCACCCGGGCCCTGGCCGAGGCGGGGGCGGAGGTTACGGCCATAGAGAAGGACGAGCGCCTGCGGCCCTTGCTGGGGGAAACCCTGAGGGGCCTTCCCGTGCGCCTGGTCTTCGGGGACGCCCTGCGCTACCCGTGGGAGGAGGTGCCAGAGGGAAGCCTTCTGGTGGCCAACCTCCCCTACAACATCGCCACCCCCCTCGTCACCCGCCTGTTGCAGACGGGCCGTTTTCAGCGCCTGGTCTTTCTGGTGCAGAAGGAAGTGGCCCTGCGCATGGTGGCCCGGCCCGGCACCCCCCCCTACGGCCTCCTCTCCCTACGGGTGGCCCATCACGCCCGGGCGGAAAAGCTCTTCGACCTACCCCCCGGGGCTTTCTTCCCTCCACCCCGGGTGTGGAGCAGCCTGGTCCGCCTCACCCCCAAGGGGGTTCCAGACGACCCGGAGCTTTTCCGCTTCATAGAGGCGGCCTTCGCCCAGCGGCGGAAGACCCTGAAAAACGCCCTCCTCGCCGCAGGGTACCCCAAGGAGCGGGTGGAAGCGGCCCTCCGGGCCCTGGGCCTCGGCCCGAACGTTCGGGCCGAGGCCCTGGATCTGGACAGCCTGCGTCGGCTCAGAGCGGTTATTTACACCCCTGTGTAG
- a CDS encoding NADH-quinone oxidoreductase subunit A translates to MAPIAEYVNILIYLGVALFIGLAALVVGALLGPKKPDRAKLMPYESGNDPAGEVRRFPVHFYVVAMLFILFDVEIAFLWPYAVSAGGLGFYGFLGVVGFTLLLLVGFLYEWWKGVMRWR, encoded by the coding sequence TTGGCGCCAATAGCGGAATACGTGAACATCCTGATCTACCTGGGGGTAGCCCTGTTCATCGGGTTGGCGGCCCTGGTGGTAGGAGCCCTCCTGGGACCCAAAAAGCCGGACAGGGCCAAGCTGATGCCCTACGAGTCGGGGAACGACCCCGCCGGGGAGGTGCGGCGCTTTCCCGTCCACTTCTATGTGGTGGCCATGCTCTTCATCCTCTTCGATGTGGAGATCGCCTTCCTCTGGCCCTATGCCGTGAGCGCCGGGGGCCTCGGGTTTTACGGCTTCCTCGGGGTCGTGGGCTTTACCCTCCTCCTCCTGGTGGGCTTCCTCTACGAGTGGTGGAAGGGGGTGATGCGGTGGCGCTGA
- a CDS encoding NuoB/complex I 20 kDa subunit family protein has protein sequence MALKELFERDVQELEREGILFTTLEKLVAWGRSNSLWPATFGLACCAIEMMASTDARNDLARFGSEVFRASPRQADVMIVAGRLSKKMAPVMRRVWEQMPDPKWVISMGACASSGGMFNNYAIVQNVDSVVPVDVYVPGCPPRPEALIYAVMQLQKKVRGEAYNDRGERLPPVAAWRRARG, from the coding sequence GTGGCGCTGAAAGAACTCTTCGAGCGGGACGTGCAGGAGCTGGAAAGGGAGGGCATCCTCTTCACCACCCTGGAAAAGCTGGTGGCCTGGGGGCGCTCCAACTCCTTGTGGCCCGCCACGTTTGGCCTCGCCTGCTGCGCCATCGAGATGATGGCCTCCACCGACGCCCGCAACGACCTGGCCCGCTTCGGCAGCGAGGTCTTCCGGGCGAGCCCCCGCCAGGCGGACGTGATGATCGTGGCCGGGAGGCTTTCCAAGAAGATGGCCCCGGTGATGCGCCGGGTCTGGGAGCAGATGCCCGACCCCAAGTGGGTGATCTCCATGGGGGCCTGCGCCAGCTCCGGGGGGATGTTCAACAACTACGCCATCGTGCAGAACGTGGACTCGGTGGTGCCGGTGGACGTGTACGTGCCGGGCTGCCCCCCGCGCCCCGAGGCCCTCATCTACGCGGTGATGCAGCTGCAAAAGAAGGTGCGCGGGGAGGCCTACAACGACCGGGGGGAAAGGCTCCCCCCGGTGGCCGCCTGGCGCCGGGCAAGGGGGTGA
- the nuoD gene encoding NADH dehydrogenase (quinone) subunit D: MKDYLDLDPEVAEEPKELRTEVMTLNVGPQHPSTHGVLRVVVTLSGEEVLDLVPHIGYLHTGFEKNMEHRTYTQVITYTPRMDYLHSFAHDLAYALAVERLVGAVVPPRAETIRIILNELSRLASHLVFLGTGLLDLGALTPFFYAFREREAILDLFEWVTGQRFHHNYIRIGGVKEDLPEEFVPELKKLLQVLPHRIDEYEALFAESPIFHERARGVGVIPPEVAIGLGLTGGSLRASGVNYDVRKAYPYAGYDTYRFEVPLGERGDVFDRMLIRIREMRESVKIIKQALERLEPGPVRDPNPQITPPPRHLLETSMEAVIYHFKHYTEGFHPPKGEVYVPTESARGELGYYLVSDGGSMPYRVKVRAPSFVNLQSLPYACKGEQVADMVAIIASLDPVMGDVDR; this comes from the coding sequence ATGAAGGACTACCTGGACCTGGACCCAGAGGTGGCGGAGGAGCCCAAGGAGCTCCGCACCGAGGTGATGACCCTGAACGTGGGGCCCCAACACCCCTCCACCCACGGGGTCTTGCGGGTGGTGGTAACCCTTTCGGGCGAGGAGGTGCTGGACCTCGTCCCCCACATCGGTTACCTCCACACCGGCTTCGAGAAGAACATGGAGCACCGGACGTATACGCAGGTGATCACGTATACGCCCCGGATGGACTACCTCCACTCCTTCGCCCACGACCTGGCCTACGCCCTGGCGGTGGAGCGGCTGGTGGGGGCGGTGGTACCCCCGAGGGCCGAGACCATCCGCATCATCCTCAACGAGCTCTCCCGCCTGGCCAGCCACCTGGTCTTCCTGGGCACCGGGCTTTTGGACCTCGGGGCCCTCACCCCCTTCTTCTACGCCTTCCGCGAGCGGGAGGCCATCCTGGACCTCTTCGAGTGGGTCACGGGCCAGCGCTTCCACCACAACTACATCCGCATCGGCGGGGTCAAGGAGGACCTTCCCGAGGAGTTCGTGCCCGAGCTTAAAAAGCTTTTGCAGGTCCTGCCCCACCGCATCGACGAGTACGAGGCCCTCTTCGCGGAAAGCCCCATCTTCCACGAAAGGGCCCGGGGCGTGGGGGTCATCCCCCCCGAGGTGGCCATCGGGCTGGGCCTCACCGGGGGGTCCCTCAGGGCCAGCGGGGTGAACTACGACGTGCGCAAGGCCTACCCCTACGCGGGCTACGACACCTACCGGTTCGAGGTGCCCTTGGGGGAGCGGGGGGACGTGTTCGACCGCATGCTCATCCGCATCCGGGAGATGCGGGAGTCGGTGAAGATCATAAAGCAGGCCCTGGAGCGGCTGGAGCCGGGGCCGGTGCGCGACCCCAACCCCCAGATCACCCCCCCTCCCAGGCACCTCCTGGAGACCTCCATGGAGGCGGTCATCTACCACTTCAAGCACTACACCGAGGGCTTCCACCCCCCCAAGGGGGAGGTGTACGTGCCCACGGAGAGCGCCCGCGGGGAGCTCGGCTACTACCTCGTCTCCGACGGGGGGAGCATGCCCTACCGGGTGAAGGTGCGGGCCCCCAGCTTCGTGAACCTGCAAAGCCTGCCCTATGCCTGCAAGGGGGAGCAGGTGGCGGACATGGTGGCCATCATCGCCAGCCTGGACCCGGTCATGGGGGACGTGGACCGCTGA
- a CDS encoding metallophosphoesterase, producing the protein MRVVAVGDLHGNFPALWRLLRLEGLADQALRPTEDLRTGRTRLVLLGDLVHPKTRKDYERLTGLEPFNPQDPTHLRLAAGYQIRELFRLKGFQEAAGSHLTILLGNHDEAALKGEPLLGNRHLQHLEFHPGRGGRALPEALRAWMAAFPREAVLHGIHFAHVGPVPWLQEYDELFYAQSEPKTWWFRTPDYVERMGYRYGVYGHVPMKEGILLKERFALIDALDLGQYLVLLPEEEPLRPLVKRLPHV; encoded by the coding sequence ATGAGGGTTGTCGCTGTTGGGGACCTCCACGGAAACTTTCCCGCCCTCTGGCGCCTTCTGCGCCTCGAGGGCCTGGCCGACCAGGCCCTCAGGCCCACGGAGGACCTGCGCACGGGCCGCACCCGCTTGGTCCTCCTGGGGGATCTGGTCCATCCTAAAACCCGGAAGGACTACGAGCGCCTCACCGGCCTCGAGCCCTTCAACCCCCAAGACCCCACCCACCTCCGCCTGGCAGCGGGCTACCAGATCCGCGAGCTCTTCCGCCTGAAGGGCTTTCAGGAAGCAGCCGGCAGCCACCTGACCATCCTCCTCGGCAACCACGACGAGGCCGCCCTCAAGGGAGAGCCCCTCTTGGGCAACCGCCACCTCCAGCACCTGGAGTTCCACCCCGGGCGCGGGGGCAGGGCCCTGCCCGAGGCCCTCAGGGCCTGGATGGCCGCCTTCCCCCGGGAGGCCGTCCTCCACGGGATCCACTTCGCCCACGTGGGCCCCGTGCCCTGGCTGCAGGAGTACGACGAGCTCTTCTATGCCCAAAGCGAGCCCAAGACCTGGTGGTTCCGCACCCCCGACTACGTGGAGCGGATGGGGTACCGCTATGGTGTGTACGGCCACGTGCCCATGAAGGAGGGCATCCTCCTAAAGGAGCGCTTCGCCCTCATCGACGCCCTGGACCTGGGGCAGTACCTGGTGCTCCTCCCCGAGGAGGAACCCCTGCGCCCCCTCGTCAAAAGGCTTCCCCATGTCTAG